In Citrus sinensis cultivar Valencia sweet orange chromosome 4, DVS_A1.0, whole genome shotgun sequence, one DNA window encodes the following:
- the LOC102619509 gene encoding uncharacterized protein LOC102619509 — MVLSFLYSHRSHETQHPFHLLFSALIKRLAHKWEIMTLNSETPILETTDSRWLCGRISTNDFCIRPINNPSVCEPEIRVDPQIQGQRSLLRSFTYIGLSLGKGLICLVLFGIWTKILHRDFPDRSFRKSSSKYLSSDSWIYIKQVHVVYVTHCIMIIFLLLIAIVVSDEVGENLLRVYRGSKSQLPFILHLDEL, encoded by the exons atgGTCCTCTCTTTCCTCTATTCACATCGAAGCCATGAAACACAACATCCCTTTCATCTTCTCTTTAGTGCTTTGATTAAAAGGCTTGCTCACAAATGGGAGATCATGACACTGAATTCAGAGACGCCAATACTAGAGACGACTGATTCACGATGGCTATGTGGAAGGATATCGACCAATGACTTTTGCATTCGACCCATAAATAATCCCAGTGTTTGCGAGCCGGAAATAAG AGTGGACCCCCAGATTCAAGGCCAACGCTCCCTGTTGAGAAGCTTTACATATATAGGACTGTCGCTGGGCAAAGGATTGATATGCTTGGTTTTGTTTGGAATATGGACGAAGATTTTGCATCGAGACTTTCCTGACAGATCATTTCGCAAATCAAGCTCCAAGTATCTATCTTCAGACTCTTGGATATATATAAAGCAGGTTCATGTTGTATATGTGACTCATTGTatcatgattatttttctattgctTATTGCAATTGTAGTCAGTGATGAAGTTGGGGAAAACTTATTAAGGGTATATAGAGGCTCGAAATCTCAATTGCCATTCATTTTACACTTGGATGAGCTATAG
- the LOC102617881 gene encoding uncharacterized protein LOC102617881, which yields MHGFSTVDGFVEITESLAEMIKYVANEPSVGLFYIQQHTQNAVPNLVNLKSNVVEKSRETGLHTEDLEDSVCMVRSMKECGFSIADDMIRDIRKSLSVMSTKQPKRGLIQKPTFSFQMGRTSSWGPVVWGRGSVHDPKGDEQNSSYFSNVLKSARQKAINFKWPQPDSIDITLAPGEKLLPNPTPPLSVASASTSSSRQDMEVGELPVSSQVADELRVEKEAEEEEKEGKEKEVAVVSLSHNNLSMFSEIYDDFRADKEAKLEEWLEGTNGNPENVKSASDT from the coding sequence ATGCATGGGTTCTCCACTGTAGATGGTTTTGTGGAAATAACTGAAAGCTTAGCAGAGATGATAAAATATGTGGCAAATGAACCTTCTGTAGGGCTTTTCTATATACAGCAACACACTCAAAATGCCGTACCAAACCTTGTTAATCTCAAAAGCAATGTGGTGGAGAAGTCTCGTGAAACAGGTTTGCACACTGAAGATTTGGAGGATTCTGTCTGCATGGTGAGGTCAATGAAAGAATGTGGTTTTTCCATAGCTGATGATATGATAAGAGACATTAGGAAATCTCTATCAGTAATGTCAACAAAACAACCAAAGAGAGGATTAATCCAGAAGCCAACTTTCAGTTTTCAGATGGGAAGAACTAGCTCCTGGGGACCAGTTGTTTGGGGCCGCGGTTCAGTTCATGATCCAAAGGGTGATGAACAGAATAGtagttatttttcaaatgtaTTGAAATCAGCTAGACAAAAAGCCATCAATTTCAAGTGGCCTCAACCTGATTCCATAGATATCACCTTGGCCCCGGGGGAGAAGCTACTACCAAATCCTACTCCGCCACTATCAGTTGCATCTGCTAGTACTAGTTCTTCTCGGCAAGATATGGAAGTTGGTGAACTGCCTGTGTCAAGTCAGGTTGCAGATGAGCTCCGTGTAGAAAAagaagcagaagaagaagaaaaagaaggaaaagaaaaggaagttGCCGTTGTCAGTTTATctcataataatttatcaatgtTCTCAGAAATTTATGATGATTTTAGGGCAGATAAAGAAGCCAAACTTGAAGAATGGTTGGAAGGGACTAATGGTAACCCAGAAAATGTCAAGAGTGCAAGTGATACATGA
- the LOC102610306 gene encoding protein FLOWERING LOCUS D isoform X2, giving the protein MDPQNSSLDEFSHFPPLHLQFFEPSPNPSPTAVPSPHPPGPPPTPPSNPNYHHFLSVPVPRKRRRGRSQPHRNPNTTSSSFFFVPVPNTTTTTTTPLPSKLENNPIPSPSLNPHSNSNSLPNKTPDVGEEIIVINKESTSEALTALTSGFPADSLTDEEINFGVCRVVGGIEQVNYILIRNHIISKWRENVSRWVSKEMFTESVPKHCHSLLDSAYNYLVSNGYINFGVAPEIKEKIPVEPSSNKLRVLVIGAGLAGLAAARQLMRLGFRVTVLEGRKRAGGRVYTKKMEGGAGNRISASADLGGSVLTGTLGNPLGILAKQLGSLLHKVRDKCPLYRLDGNSVDPEIDMKVEADFNRLLDKASRLRQLMGEVAMDVSLGSALETFWRVYWDSGNAEAMNLFNWHLANLEYANASLLSKLSLAFWDQDDPYDMGGDHCFLPGGNGRLVQALVENVPILYEKTVHTIRYGSDGVQVLAGSQVFEGDMVLCTVPLGVLKSGSIKFIPELPQRKLDAIKRLGYGLLNKVAMLFPYVFWETDLDTFGHLTDDSSSRGEFFLFYSYATVAGGPLLIALVAGEAAHKFESMPPTDAVTKVLQILKGIYEPKGINVPEPIQTVCTRWGGDPFSLGSYSNVAVGASGDDYDIMAESVGDGRLFFAGEATIRRYPATMHGAFLSGLRETAKMAHCANARALRMKVKVGKIPSKNAYSCASALTDLFREPDLEFGSFSVIFSWKNPDPKSPSILRVTFNDPRKKNHGDQPHSNKRLFEQLQSHFNQQQQLHVYTLLTRQQVLDLREVRGGDEMRLNFLCEKLGVKLIGRKGLGSTADSVISSIKAERGIRKQTSTFSASKLGISKLKTGTLKQKMIRKAKIVRNVKKSVPSPNKLTAPPNLKVSSECMITNQVPPTSSGSGVTLSAMNFDLTGSVFAGKTMKN; this is encoded by the exons ATGGACCCACAAAACTCCTCCCTCGACGAATTCTCTCACTTCCCTCCTCTTCACCTCCAATTCTTCGAACCGTCACCAAACCCTAGCCCCACCGCAGTCCCATCCCCACACCCGCCAGGCCCACCACCGACGCCGCCCTCTAACCCAAACTACCACCACTTCCTCTCCGTCCCCGTCCCCCGAAAACGACGCCGCGGCAGATCGCAACCTCATCGAAACCCCAACACGACCTCGTCTTCGTTCTTTTTCGTTCCTGTCCCCAACACCACCACGACCACGACCACCCCACTACCAAGCAAATTGGAAAATAATCCTATCCCTAGCCCTAGCCTGAACCCCCACTCTAATTCTAATTCTTTACCCAATAAAACGCCGGATGTTGGCGAGGAGATTATTGTCATTAACAAAGAGTCAACCTCCGAGGCGCTAACTGCGCTAACCTCTGGATTTCCAGCTGACTCGTTGACTGATGAAGAGATCAACTTCGGTGTCTGCCGCGTAGTCGGCGGCATCGAGCAAGTTAATTACATTCTCATTCGCAACCACATTATATCTAAATGGCGTGAAAATGTTTCTCGTTGGGTGAGTAAAGAAATGTTTACTGAATCAGTCCCTAAACATTGCCACAGTTTATTAGATTCTgcatataattatttggtttCGAATGGTTACATTAATTTTGGGGTTGCACCAGAAATCAAGGAGAAGATTCCGGTGGAACCCAGTAGTAATAAGTTGAGAGTTTTGGTTATTGGTGCCGGGCTGGCAGGTCTGGCTGCAGCTCGACAGTTGATGAGGTTAGGATTTAGGGTTACAGTTTTAGAGGGTAGGAAGCGAGCAGGTGGACGAGTTTATACAAAGAAGATGGAGGGAGGGGCAGGGAATAGAATCAGTGCTTCTGCAGATTTGGGAGGGAGTGTGCTGACGGGGACATTGGGAAATCCGTTAGGGATCTTGGCTAAGCAGTTAGGTTCCTTGCTTCACAAGGTAAGAGATAAGTGTCCACTTTATAGATTGGATGGGAATTCTGTGGATCCGGAGATAGATATGAAGGTTGAGGCAGATTTTAACCGTCTTTTGGATAAAGCTAGTAGGTTGAGGCAGTTGATGGGGGAGGTTGCAATGGATGTGTCTCTTGGTTCTGCATTAGAGACCTTTTGGAGGGTTTATTGGGACAGTGGAAATGCAGAAGCAATGAATTTGTTCAATTGGCATTTGGcaaatttggaatatgcaAATGCAAGCTTGTTGTCTAAGCTTTCTTTAGCTTTTTGGGACCAGGATGATCCGTATGATATGGGCGGTGATCATTGTTTTTTGCCGGGAGGGAATGGGAGGTTAGTTCAGGCATTGGTTGAGAATGTTCCAATTTTGTATGAGAAGACTGTGCATACTATTAGGTATGGTAGTGATGGGGTTCAGGTGCTTGCTGGGAGTCAGGTATTTGAGGGTGATATGGTACTGTGTACAGTTCCACTTGGGGTTTTGAAAAGCggttcaattaaatttattccaGAGTTGCCTCAGAGGAAGCTTGATGCAATTAAGAGGTTGGGATATGGGTTGTTGAATAAAGTTGCAATGCTTTTTCCTTATGTTTTTTGGGAAACAGATCTTGATACATTTGGGCATCTGACTGATGATTCGAGCAGTAGAGGGGAGTTCTTTCTATTTTACAGCTATGCAACAGTTGCTGGTGGTCCTCTCTTGATTGCTTTAGTTGCAGGAGAGGCTGCACATAAGTTTGAGAGCATGCCTCCGACAGATGCAGTTACTAAAGTTCTTCAAATTCTTAAAG GCATATATGAACCAAAAGGAATCAACGTCCCAGAGCCAATCCAAACTGTTTGTACCAGATGGGGTGGTGATCCTTTTAGCCTGGGTTCTTACTCTAATGTTGCAGTGGGAGCGTCTGGAGATGATTATGATATAATGGCAGAGAGTGTGGGGGATGGAAGACTTTTCTTTGCAGGAGAGGCCACTATTAGGCGATACCCTGCAACTATGCATGGTGCTTTTCTTAGTGGGCTGAGGGAAACTGCAAAGATGGCTCACTGTGCTAATGCACGAGCCTTGAGGATGAAGGTGAAGGTAGGCAAAATCCCATCAAAGAATGCCTATTCTTGTGCTTCTGCTCTCACTGATCTGTTCAGAGAACCTGATTTAGAATTTGGGAGCTTTTCTGTTATTTTTAGCTGGAAGAATCCTGACCCAAAGTCACCATCTATATTAAGGGTGACATTTAATGATCCTCGAAAGAAGAATCATGGAGACCAAcctcattcaaataaaagacTTTTTGAGCAGCTTCAGTCACATTTTAATCAGCAACAACAGCTTCATGTTTACACGTTATTAACAAGGCAACAGGTGCTTGATCTGAGAGAGGTGAGAGGAGGAGATGAAATGAGGTTGAACTTCCTCTGTGAGAAGCTGGGGGTGAAGCTGATTGGGAGAAAAGGTTTGGGATCTACTGCTGATTCTGTCATCTCTTCCATAAAAGCCGAGAGGGGCATTCGCAAACAAACTTCAACATTTTCAGCATCGAAGTTAG GTATTTCAAAGCTAAAAACAGGAACTTTGAAGCAGAAAATGATCAG AAAGGCGAAAATAGTGCGTAATGTCAAAAAGTCAGTGCCATCTCCTAATAAGTTGACAGCTCCTCCTAATTTAAAAGTGTCAAGCGAATGTATGATCACAAATCAAGTGCCTCCTACATCATCTGGTTCAG GTGTGACTTTGTCAGCcatgaattttgatttgacAGGATCAGTATTTGCTggcaaaaccatgaaaaattga
- the LOC102610306 gene encoding protein FLOWERING LOCUS D isoform X1, which produces MDPQNSSLDEFSHFPPLHLQFFEPSPNPSPTAVPSPHPPGPPPTPPSNPNYHHFLSVPVPRKRRRGRSQPHRNPNTTSSSFFFVPVPNTTTTTTTPLPSKLENNPIPSPSLNPHSNSNSLPNKTPDVGEEIIVINKESTSEALTALTSGFPADSLTDEEINFGVCRVVGGIEQVNYILIRNHIISKWRENVSRWVSKEMFTESVPKHCHSLLDSAYNYLVSNGYINFGVAPEIKEKIPVEPSSNKLRVLVIGAGLAGLAAARQLMRLGFRVTVLEGRKRAGGRVYTKKMEGGAGNRISASADLGGSVLTGTLGNPLGILAKQLGSLLHKVRDKCPLYRLDGNSVDPEIDMKVEADFNRLLDKASRLRQLMGEVAMDVSLGSALETFWRVYWDSGNAEAMNLFNWHLANLEYANASLLSKLSLAFWDQDDPYDMGGDHCFLPGGNGRLVQALVENVPILYEKTVHTIRYGSDGVQVLAGSQVFEGDMVLCTVPLGVLKSGSIKFIPELPQRKLDAIKRLGYGLLNKVAMLFPYVFWETDLDTFGHLTDDSSSRGEFFLFYSYATVAGGPLLIALVAGEAAHKFESMPPTDAVTKVLQILKGIYEPKGINVPEPIQTVCTRWGGDPFSLGSYSNVAVGASGDDYDIMAESVGDGRLFFAGEATIRRYPATMHGAFLSGLRETAKMAHCANARALRMKVKVGKIPSKNAYSCASALTDLFREPDLEFGSFSVIFSWKNPDPKSPSILRVTFNDPRKKNHGDQPHSNKRLFEQLQSHFNQQQQLHVYTLLTRQQVLDLREVRGGDEMRLNFLCEKLGVKLIGRKGLGSTADSVISSIKAERGIRKQTSTFSASKLGISKLKTGTLKQKMIRKAKIVRNVKKSVPSPNKLTAPPNLKVSSECMITNQVPPTSSGSVPVGSLAEGPMVGLYTDEISYEIPV; this is translated from the exons ATGGACCCACAAAACTCCTCCCTCGACGAATTCTCTCACTTCCCTCCTCTTCACCTCCAATTCTTCGAACCGTCACCAAACCCTAGCCCCACCGCAGTCCCATCCCCACACCCGCCAGGCCCACCACCGACGCCGCCCTCTAACCCAAACTACCACCACTTCCTCTCCGTCCCCGTCCCCCGAAAACGACGCCGCGGCAGATCGCAACCTCATCGAAACCCCAACACGACCTCGTCTTCGTTCTTTTTCGTTCCTGTCCCCAACACCACCACGACCACGACCACCCCACTACCAAGCAAATTGGAAAATAATCCTATCCCTAGCCCTAGCCTGAACCCCCACTCTAATTCTAATTCTTTACCCAATAAAACGCCGGATGTTGGCGAGGAGATTATTGTCATTAACAAAGAGTCAACCTCCGAGGCGCTAACTGCGCTAACCTCTGGATTTCCAGCTGACTCGTTGACTGATGAAGAGATCAACTTCGGTGTCTGCCGCGTAGTCGGCGGCATCGAGCAAGTTAATTACATTCTCATTCGCAACCACATTATATCTAAATGGCGTGAAAATGTTTCTCGTTGGGTGAGTAAAGAAATGTTTACTGAATCAGTCCCTAAACATTGCCACAGTTTATTAGATTCTgcatataattatttggtttCGAATGGTTACATTAATTTTGGGGTTGCACCAGAAATCAAGGAGAAGATTCCGGTGGAACCCAGTAGTAATAAGTTGAGAGTTTTGGTTATTGGTGCCGGGCTGGCAGGTCTGGCTGCAGCTCGACAGTTGATGAGGTTAGGATTTAGGGTTACAGTTTTAGAGGGTAGGAAGCGAGCAGGTGGACGAGTTTATACAAAGAAGATGGAGGGAGGGGCAGGGAATAGAATCAGTGCTTCTGCAGATTTGGGAGGGAGTGTGCTGACGGGGACATTGGGAAATCCGTTAGGGATCTTGGCTAAGCAGTTAGGTTCCTTGCTTCACAAGGTAAGAGATAAGTGTCCACTTTATAGATTGGATGGGAATTCTGTGGATCCGGAGATAGATATGAAGGTTGAGGCAGATTTTAACCGTCTTTTGGATAAAGCTAGTAGGTTGAGGCAGTTGATGGGGGAGGTTGCAATGGATGTGTCTCTTGGTTCTGCATTAGAGACCTTTTGGAGGGTTTATTGGGACAGTGGAAATGCAGAAGCAATGAATTTGTTCAATTGGCATTTGGcaaatttggaatatgcaAATGCAAGCTTGTTGTCTAAGCTTTCTTTAGCTTTTTGGGACCAGGATGATCCGTATGATATGGGCGGTGATCATTGTTTTTTGCCGGGAGGGAATGGGAGGTTAGTTCAGGCATTGGTTGAGAATGTTCCAATTTTGTATGAGAAGACTGTGCATACTATTAGGTATGGTAGTGATGGGGTTCAGGTGCTTGCTGGGAGTCAGGTATTTGAGGGTGATATGGTACTGTGTACAGTTCCACTTGGGGTTTTGAAAAGCggttcaattaaatttattccaGAGTTGCCTCAGAGGAAGCTTGATGCAATTAAGAGGTTGGGATATGGGTTGTTGAATAAAGTTGCAATGCTTTTTCCTTATGTTTTTTGGGAAACAGATCTTGATACATTTGGGCATCTGACTGATGATTCGAGCAGTAGAGGGGAGTTCTTTCTATTTTACAGCTATGCAACAGTTGCTGGTGGTCCTCTCTTGATTGCTTTAGTTGCAGGAGAGGCTGCACATAAGTTTGAGAGCATGCCTCCGACAGATGCAGTTACTAAAGTTCTTCAAATTCTTAAAG GCATATATGAACCAAAAGGAATCAACGTCCCAGAGCCAATCCAAACTGTTTGTACCAGATGGGGTGGTGATCCTTTTAGCCTGGGTTCTTACTCTAATGTTGCAGTGGGAGCGTCTGGAGATGATTATGATATAATGGCAGAGAGTGTGGGGGATGGAAGACTTTTCTTTGCAGGAGAGGCCACTATTAGGCGATACCCTGCAACTATGCATGGTGCTTTTCTTAGTGGGCTGAGGGAAACTGCAAAGATGGCTCACTGTGCTAATGCACGAGCCTTGAGGATGAAGGTGAAGGTAGGCAAAATCCCATCAAAGAATGCCTATTCTTGTGCTTCTGCTCTCACTGATCTGTTCAGAGAACCTGATTTAGAATTTGGGAGCTTTTCTGTTATTTTTAGCTGGAAGAATCCTGACCCAAAGTCACCATCTATATTAAGGGTGACATTTAATGATCCTCGAAAGAAGAATCATGGAGACCAAcctcattcaaataaaagacTTTTTGAGCAGCTTCAGTCACATTTTAATCAGCAACAACAGCTTCATGTTTACACGTTATTAACAAGGCAACAGGTGCTTGATCTGAGAGAGGTGAGAGGAGGAGATGAAATGAGGTTGAACTTCCTCTGTGAGAAGCTGGGGGTGAAGCTGATTGGGAGAAAAGGTTTGGGATCTACTGCTGATTCTGTCATCTCTTCCATAAAAGCCGAGAGGGGCATTCGCAAACAAACTTCAACATTTTCAGCATCGAAGTTAG GTATTTCAAAGCTAAAAACAGGAACTTTGAAGCAGAAAATGATCAG AAAGGCGAAAATAGTGCGTAATGTCAAAAAGTCAGTGCCATCTCCTAATAAGTTGACAGCTCCTCCTAATTTAAAAGTGTCAAGCGAATGTATGATCACAAATCAAGTGCCTCCTACATCATCTGGTTCAG TTCCGGTTGGATCTCTGGCAGAAGGCCCGATGGTTGGACTCTATACTGATGAGATATCCTACGAAATACCAGTCTAG